One Streptomyces sp. NBC_00102 DNA segment encodes these proteins:
- a CDS encoding DUF6112 family protein: MSVPLADRVIQLAYDPGISPKGGGLPGLSVLKNVVASINLFGIIAVVGALAVSLGVWAWGHHTGGHQAEANGKKGAVVSAGAALGLGAANGLVTFFSDLGSQVH; the protein is encoded by the coding sequence ATGTCCGTCCCCCTCGCAGACCGCGTCATCCAGCTCGCCTACGACCCAGGAATCTCGCCCAAGGGCGGCGGCCTTCCCGGGCTGAGCGTGCTGAAGAACGTCGTCGCCAGCATCAACTTGTTCGGGATCATCGCCGTCGTCGGCGCCCTCGCCGTCTCGCTCGGCGTCTGGGCCTGGGGCCACCACACCGGTGGCCACCAAGCCGAGGCCAACGGGAAGAAGGGCGCCGTGGTCTCCGCCGGTGCCGCCCTCGGGCTCGGTGCCGCGAACGGCCTGGTGACGTTCTTCTCCGACCTCGGCTCGCAGGTCCACTGA
- a CDS encoding ATP-binding protein — translation MGFCDLPLADNLCTVGDAVDFASNPGKAIGDWMARSAGELAAAAADLAASAVDATTNVDLNADWFVSNYETLLPLGLCLLVATFCAQLVRAAVRRDGQALTQAFTGTASGVLFAFCAIALTTVAIDVVDAVSDGLLKSAHLDIESAVRRVVKVNQIASLSGLGWLASVVAGLGAAIGAFLFWCMMMVRKVGILVLVSLAVFASAGGGWEVARRWRRGWIEATATLIASKLLMAVIFVLGIAAMGETEAKDGIAALADVMSGIVIMVMVLLCPYAVFKFVHWAAEGTDGESIHRAGGAGAQIAKAHAEKAARKATAAVATAGTGGAAAGAGAAPQGPDGGFPGDIAANPTGGHGEAEGGQQGRTGASPGGDALKSGLDKAVQPAPTSVSDDTSGQVGGSPGSTGSGTSAASGQSGGWLSTPPTTPPPQGAPPSSGTQNASSSDGGGSSPSATGL, via the coding sequence TTGGGTTTTTGTGATTTGCCCCTCGCCGACAATTTGTGCACGGTTGGTGACGCGGTGGACTTCGCCTCGAATCCCGGCAAGGCCATCGGGGACTGGATGGCGAGATCGGCCGGTGAACTGGCAGCTGCTGCAGCGGATTTGGCCGCTTCAGCGGTCGACGCCACCACGAACGTGGATCTGAACGCAGACTGGTTCGTCAGCAACTACGAGACGCTGCTGCCACTGGGCCTCTGCTTGTTGGTCGCCACGTTCTGCGCACAGCTGGTTCGCGCCGCCGTCCGGCGCGACGGACAGGCGTTGACACAAGCCTTCACCGGCACCGCGAGCGGCGTCCTGTTCGCCTTCTGCGCCATCGCCTTGACCACCGTGGCCATCGACGTTGTCGACGCCGTCTCCGACGGCCTGCTCAAGAGCGCGCATCTGGACATCGAGTCAGCAGTGCGCCGTGTCGTGAAGGTCAACCAGATCGCTTCGCTGTCCGGACTCGGGTGGCTCGCGTCGGTGGTCGCCGGGCTGGGCGCCGCCATCGGCGCCTTCTTGTTCTGGTGCATGATGATGGTCCGCAAGGTCGGCATCCTCGTGCTGGTCAGCCTCGCTGTATTCGCTTCCGCCGGAGGCGGCTGGGAAGTCGCCCGGCGCTGGCGTAGGGGCTGGATCGAAGCGACCGCCACCCTGATCGCCAGCAAGCTGCTGATGGCCGTGATCTTCGTGCTCGGCATCGCCGCCATGGGTGAGACCGAGGCCAAGGACGGCATCGCCGCCCTCGCGGACGTCATGTCCGGGATCGTGATCATGGTCATGGTGTTGTTGTGCCCGTACGCGGTGTTCAAGTTCGTGCACTGGGCGGCCGAAGGTACCGACGGCGAATCCATCCACCGGGCCGGCGGCGCCGGAGCGCAGATCGCGAAGGCCCACGCCGAGAAGGCGGCCCGCAAGGCAACCGCTGCCGTGGCCACCGCCGGAACCGGTGGCGCCGCTGCCGGAGCGGGCGCCGCACCGCAGGGCCCCGACGGCGGCTTCCCCGGCGACATCGCCGCCAACCCGACCGGTGGACACGGAGAAGCCGAGGGAGGACAGCAGGGCCGAACGGGTGCTTCGCCCGGCGGCGACGCCCTCAAGTCCGGTCTGGACAAGGCCGTCCAGCCCGCTCCGACCAGTGTGTCCGACGACACCAGCGGTCAGGTGGGAGGCAGCCCGGGCTCGACCGGATCCGGTACGAGTGCCGCGTCCGGGCAGAGCGGCGGATGGCTGTCCACCCCGCCGACCACTCCGCCGCCGCAGGGCGCACCGCCGTCCTCCGGCACGCAGAACGCTTCGTCCAGCGACGGAGGCGGATCCTCTCCGTCTGCGACTGGCCTCTGA
- a CDS encoding C40 family peptidase, producing MKGLAAVIGVVFLSPILIAGTGMVLASSADAVQSTSSSTSCLSTLDSDKVAEQVTKILDGASATDVHVEGLDLPAEQVPNAQTIVAAGLSLDVPAKGQIIALATAMQESRLRNLAYGDRDSLGLFQQRPSQGWGSAQQIRDPTYASKQFYKHLLAVDGWQQMTVTQAAQAVQRSGLPDAYAQWDKLATALQAAIAKTFPGATDAADDGEHAKLPTDPTCTQDGSAFGRIPEGSVPKGYSIPQGTDPKARTALTWAMQQLGTLYQWGGSCTNAHGPDPMGRCDCSSLVQQAYAHAGITLTRTTYTQVHEGKAVDPSKLRPGDLIFSEGNAARPEHVGMYMGEGLVIEAPRTTKPVRITPIKDWTVLAARRVL from the coding sequence TTGAAGGGGCTCGCCGCGGTCATCGGCGTCGTCTTCCTCTCCCCGATCCTGATCGCCGGCACCGGCATGGTTCTCGCCTCCTCGGCCGACGCCGTGCAGAGCACCAGCTCGTCCACCAGCTGCCTGTCCACCCTCGACAGCGACAAGGTCGCCGAACAGGTCACCAAGATCCTGGACGGCGCGTCCGCCACGGACGTGCACGTCGAAGGGCTGGACCTGCCCGCCGAACAGGTGCCCAACGCCCAGACGATCGTGGCCGCCGGACTCTCCCTCGATGTCCCCGCGAAGGGGCAGATCATCGCGCTCGCCACGGCGATGCAGGAAAGCCGGCTGCGCAACCTCGCCTACGGCGACCGGGACTCCCTCGGCCTCTTCCAGCAACGCCCTTCCCAAGGCTGGGGCAGCGCCCAGCAGATCCGCGACCCCACCTACGCAAGCAAGCAGTTCTACAAGCACCTGCTCGCGGTCGACGGCTGGCAGCAGATGACCGTCACCCAAGCCGCCCAGGCCGTGCAACGATCCGGCCTGCCGGACGCGTACGCGCAGTGGGACAAGCTGGCCACCGCGCTCCAGGCCGCGATCGCCAAGACCTTCCCCGGCGCCACGGACGCGGCCGACGACGGTGAGCACGCGAAGCTGCCGACCGATCCGACCTGCACGCAGGACGGCTCCGCGTTCGGCCGCATCCCCGAAGGAAGCGTCCCGAAGGGGTACTCGATCCCCCAGGGCACCGATCCGAAAGCACGCACGGCCCTCACCTGGGCGATGCAGCAGCTCGGCACGCTCTACCAGTGGGGCGGGTCCTGCACGAACGCGCACGGCCCCGACCCCATGGGCCGATGCGACTGCTCCAGCCTGGTGCAGCAGGCGTACGCGCACGCCGGGATCACGCTCACGCGCACCACGTACACGCAGGTGCACGAAGGCAAGGCAGTGGATCCGTCGAAACTCCGGCCCGGCGACCTGATCTTCAGCGAGGGCAACGCCGCTCGGCCCGAGCACGTCGGCATGTACATGGGTGAGGGCCTCGTCATCGAGGCGCCGCGCACCACCAAGCCTGTCCGGATCACCCCGATCAAGGACTGGACGGTCCTCGCCGCCCGCCGCGTCCTCTGA